One genomic window of Gallaecimonas sp. GXIMD4217 includes the following:
- a CDS encoding hydroxymyristoyl-ACP dehydratase: protein MMTTEPKILDRTQTESGWQLRLQVPADLFYFQGHFPDLPILPGVVQLDWAIRLGCDCFGLKPRSRRMEALKFQAVVLPGMELLLNLAYDEAKGKLSFSFESDQARHASGRVVLS from the coding sequence ATGATGACAACCGAGCCCAAGATCCTCGACCGCACCCAAACCGAGTCCGGCTGGCAGCTGCGCCTGCAGGTGCCGGCGGACCTCTTCTATTTCCAGGGCCATTTTCCCGATCTCCCCATACTGCCCGGCGTGGTGCAGCTGGACTGGGCCATCCGCCTCGGCTGCGACTGCTTCGGCCTCAAGCCCCGGAGCCGGCGCATGGAGGCCCTCAAGTTCCAGGCCGTGGTACTGCCCGGCATGGAGCTGCTGCTGAACCTGGCCTACGACGAGGCCAAGGGCAAGCTCAGCTTCAGCTTCGAGTCCGACCAGGCCCGCCACGCCAGCGGCCGGGTGGTGCTGAGCTGA
- a CDS encoding glycosyltransferase: MSVFKPCLVVPNYNHGAAAEKSLPALAELGLPIFLVDDGSDAANAALLDELAGRFEQITLIRHQHNQGKGGAVMTGLRAAHEAGYSHGLQVDADGQHNLDDVPRFLAEAKARPQALIAGYPAYDDSVPKGRLYARYITHVWVWIETLSLTIKDSMCGFRVYPLAPCVALFDKVALGRRMDFDIEVMVRLYWQGVPIRQLETRVIYPEDGASHFRAFEDNVLISKMHTKLFFGMLWRLPRLLFGQPRPKTAHWSATAERGSLLGMKCLWWSYRLLGRPGFRVLLWPVMGYFFLFGHSRRHSLAYLRRLWLSSGPLPGLRTFPGLWASFRHHLSFGEAILDKLAAWMGDIHKGRDLLFDDENQFQAVLAGEQGALLIGSHLGNLELCRALSKGEVAKPMTVLVLTEHALRFNELMTSINPDAGVNMMQVSQVGPDTTMILRERIDRGELVVIVADRTSAGASGHVVEVPFLGAPAPFPTGPFILASLLECPVYLLNCLKEGDRHRLHMEPFAPDGFKLPRKTRQQELRLWVGRYADRLAHYCRQAPLQWFNFFDFWQGDQGRRTGPSNNE; encoded by the coding sequence ATGAGTGTCTTCAAGCCCTGCCTGGTGGTGCCCAACTACAATCACGGCGCCGCGGCCGAGAAATCGCTGCCGGCCCTGGCCGAGCTGGGGCTGCCCATATTCCTGGTGGACGACGGCTCCGACGCCGCCAATGCCGCCCTGCTCGACGAGCTGGCCGGGCGCTTCGAGCAGATCACCCTGATCCGCCACCAGCACAACCAGGGCAAGGGCGGCGCCGTCATGACCGGCCTGCGCGCCGCCCATGAGGCCGGCTACAGCCACGGCCTGCAGGTGGACGCCGACGGCCAGCACAACCTGGACGACGTGCCCCGCTTCCTGGCCGAGGCAAAGGCCAGGCCACAGGCCCTCATCGCCGGTTACCCGGCCTACGACGACTCCGTGCCCAAGGGCCGCCTCTACGCCCGCTACATCACCCATGTCTGGGTGTGGATAGAGACCCTCAGCCTGACCATCAAGGACTCCATGTGCGGCTTCAGGGTCTACCCATTGGCGCCCTGCGTAGCCCTTTTTGACAAGGTGGCGCTGGGCCGGCGCATGGATTTCGACATCGAGGTGATGGTGCGCCTGTACTGGCAGGGCGTGCCCATCCGCCAGCTCGAGACCAGGGTCATCTACCCCGAGGACGGCGCCTCCCATTTCCGCGCCTTCGAAGACAATGTGCTCATTTCCAAGATGCACACCAAGCTGTTCTTCGGCATGCTGTGGCGCCTGCCCAGGCTGCTGTTCGGCCAGCCCAGGCCCAAGACAGCGCACTGGTCCGCCACCGCCGAGCGGGGCAGCCTGCTGGGCATGAAGTGCCTGTGGTGGAGCTACCGCCTGCTGGGCCGGCCCGGTTTCCGGGTGCTGCTGTGGCCGGTGATGGGCTACTTCTTCCTGTTCGGCCACAGTCGCCGCCATTCCCTGGCCTACCTGCGCCGGCTGTGGCTGAGCTCCGGGCCGCTGCCCGGGCTGCGTACCTTCCCCGGGCTCTGGGCCAGCTTCCGCCACCACCTCAGTTTTGGCGAGGCCATCCTCGACAAGCTGGCGGCCTGGATGGGCGATATCCACAAGGGCCGGGATCTGCTGTTCGACGACGAAAACCAGTTCCAGGCGGTGCTGGCCGGGGAGCAGGGGGCGCTGCTGATCGGCTCCCACCTTGGCAACCTGGAGCTGTGCCGGGCCCTGTCCAAGGGCGAAGTGGCCAAGCCCATGACGGTGCTGGTGCTGACCGAGCACGCCCTCAGGTTCAACGAGCTGATGACCAGCATCAATCCCGACGCCGGGGTCAACATGATGCAGGTCAGCCAGGTGGGACCGGACACCACCATGATCCTGCGCGAGCGCATCGACCGCGGCGAACTGGTGGTGATCGTCGCCGATCGCACCTCCGCCGGGGCCAGCGGCCATGTGGTGGAGGTGCCCTTTTTGGGGGCGCCGGCGCCTTTTCCCACCGGCCCCTTCATCCTGGCCAGCCTGCTGGAGTGCCCCGTCTACCTGCTCAACTGCCTCAAGGAAGGCGACAGGCACCGGCTCCACATGGAGCCCTTCGCGCCGGACGGCTTCAAGCTGCCCCGCAAGACCCGCCAGCAGGAGCTGCGGCTCTGGGTCGGCCGCTACGCCGACCGCCTGGCCCACTATTGCCGCCAGGCGCCGCTGCAGTGGTTCAATTTCTTCGATTTCTGGCAGGGCGACCAAGGCAGGCGCACCGGCCCAAGCAACAACGAGTAG
- a CDS encoding aromatic amino acid ammonia-lyase yields MKQVIFGDKPLTIEDVVALATGRAQASLNGEPAFMARIRQGADFLDRLWREEGNIYGVTTGYGDSVTVGVPKALVETLPLHLTRFHGCGLGERFDLASGRAIVAARLASLCRGMSGVTPELLDRLCWMLEEDIIPVIPQEGSVGASGDLTPLSYVAAALVGERDVYCDGTVQPMASVLARKGLEPLTLKPKEGLAIMNGTAVMTAVACLAFERARYLGELCTRITAMASLALKGNAYHFDQTLFAAKPHPGQARVAERLRLDLDYRGHTEHSRLQDRYSLRCAPHVIGALEDAMPWLRGLIETELNSANDNPIIDGEGEQVLHGGHFYGGHIAMAMDTLKTQVANLADLLDRQLASLADPKFNHGLPANLSGAEGLDAAINHGFKAVQIGASAWTAEALKHCMPASVFSRSTECHNQDKVSMGTIAARDCIRVLELTEQVAAATLLAVNQGLRLRARQGELAMTEPLRAFSDRLTELSPMVTDDRPLEGELRQVIAAIREQQWSLYE; encoded by the coding sequence ATGAAACAGGTCATCTTCGGCGACAAGCCGCTGACAATTGAAGACGTGGTGGCCCTGGCCACCGGCCGGGCCCAGGCCAGCCTCAACGGCGAGCCGGCCTTTATGGCGAGGATCCGCCAGGGCGCCGATTTCCTGGACCGCCTGTGGCGGGAAGAGGGCAACATCTACGGCGTTACCACCGGCTACGGCGATTCCGTCACCGTCGGCGTGCCCAAGGCCCTGGTGGAAACCCTGCCGCTGCACCTGACCCGCTTCCACGGCTGCGGCCTGGGCGAGCGCTTCGACCTGGCCAGCGGCCGCGCTATAGTGGCGGCGCGCCTGGCCTCCCTGTGCCGGGGCATGAGCGGTGTCACCCCCGAGCTGCTGGACAGGCTGTGCTGGATGCTGGAAGAAGACATCATCCCGGTCATTCCCCAGGAGGGCTCGGTGGGCGCCTCCGGCGATCTCACCCCGCTGTCCTACGTGGCGGCGGCCCTGGTGGGCGAGCGCGACGTCTACTGCGACGGCACCGTCCAGCCCATGGCCTCGGTACTGGCCAGGAAGGGCCTTGAGCCCCTGACATTGAAGCCCAAGGAAGGCCTGGCCATCATGAACGGCACCGCCGTGATGACCGCCGTGGCCTGCCTGGCCTTCGAGCGCGCCCGCTACCTGGGCGAGCTTTGCACCCGCATCACCGCCATGGCGTCCCTGGCCCTCAAGGGCAACGCCTACCACTTCGACCAGACCCTGTTCGCCGCCAAGCCCCATCCCGGCCAGGCCAGGGTGGCCGAGCGGCTGCGCCTTGATCTCGACTATCGGGGCCACACCGAGCACAGCCGTCTCCAGGACCGCTACTCCCTGCGCTGCGCCCCCCATGTGATCGGCGCCCTGGAAGACGCCATGCCCTGGCTGCGCGGCCTCATTGAGACCGAGCTCAACAGCGCCAACGACAACCCCATCATCGACGGTGAGGGCGAGCAGGTGCTGCACGGCGGCCACTTCTACGGCGGCCATATCGCCATGGCCATGGATACCCTCAAGACCCAGGTGGCCAACCTGGCCGATCTGCTGGACCGGCAGCTGGCCAGCCTGGCCGATCCCAAGTTCAACCACGGCCTGCCCGCCAACCTCAGCGGCGCCGAGGGCCTGGACGCGGCCATCAACCACGGCTTCAAGGCGGTGCAGATCGGCGCCTCCGCCTGGACCGCCGAGGCCCTCAAGCACTGCATGCCCGCCTCGGTGTTCTCCCGCTCCACCGAATGCCACAACCAGGACAAGGTCAGCATGGGCACCATAGCGGCCCGGGACTGCATCCGGGTGCTGGAGCTGACCGAGCAGGTGGCCGCCGCCACCCTGCTGGCGGTCAACCAGGGCCTGCGGCTGCGGGCCCGCCAGGGCGAACTGGCCATGACCGAGCCCCTGCGCGCCTTCAGCGACCGGCTCACCGAACTCAGCCCCATGGTCACGGACGACAGGCCCCTGGAAGGGGAGCTGCGCCAGGTGATCGCCGCCATCCGCGAACAACAATGGAGCCTCTATGAATGA
- a CDS encoding thioesterase family protein produces MNEILRQASIEVVVPFHDLDPMNVAWHGNYLKYFELARCELLESFDYNYPQMEASGYLWPIVDLRVKYVQPARFEQRLVVTAKLVEVVNRMRIDYEIRCAQSGKRLTRGHSIQVAVDKASGEMQFVSPPALLERLGVTP; encoded by the coding sequence ATGAATGAGATCCTGCGCCAGGCCAGCATCGAGGTGGTGGTGCCCTTCCATGACCTGGATCCCATGAACGTGGCCTGGCATGGCAACTACCTCAAGTACTTCGAGCTGGCCCGCTGCGAGCTGCTGGAAAGCTTCGACTACAACTACCCGCAGATGGAAGCCTCCGGCTACCTCTGGCCCATAGTGGATCTGCGGGTCAAGTACGTGCAGCCGGCCCGCTTCGAACAGCGCCTGGTGGTCACCGCCAAGCTGGTGGAGGTGGTCAACCGCATGCGCATCGACTACGAGATCCGCTGCGCCCAGAGCGGCAAGCGCCTCACCCGCGGCCACAGCATCCAGGTGGCGGTGGACAAGGCCAGCGGCGAGATGCAGTTCGTGTCGCCGCCGGCATTGCTGGAGCGCCTGGGGGTGACCCCATGA
- a CDS encoding outer membrane lipoprotein carrier protein LolA, translating into MNRLWALLALVACQCLALPGWQQPGEGQALTGRFEQQKQLPALSRPLQSQGRFSYRDDALTWDTETPFASTLVMSREALIQRLPGLAETRLEVTDNPVAAAMAAMFSALFSGDRERLAKQFQVTEEALEQGWRLTLLPTDPQLTPLLDKVVLSGDQWPQELEIAEKGQRLTRIRFSELRLEARP; encoded by the coding sequence ATGAACCGCCTCTGGGCCCTGCTGGCCCTGGTCGCCTGCCAGTGCCTGGCGCTGCCGGGCTGGCAACAGCCCGGGGAAGGCCAGGCCCTGACCGGCCGCTTCGAGCAGCAGAAACAGTTGCCGGCCCTGAGCCGGCCCCTACAGAGCCAGGGCCGTTTCAGCTACCGGGACGACGCGCTCACCTGGGATACCGAAACGCCCTTCGCCTCCACCCTGGTGATGAGCCGTGAAGCGCTGATCCAGCGCCTGCCCGGCCTGGCCGAGACCCGCCTGGAAGTGACCGACAACCCGGTGGCCGCCGCCATGGCGGCCATGTTCTCGGCGCTGTTCAGTGGCGACAGGGAGCGTCTGGCCAAGCAGTTCCAGGTGACCGAGGAGGCCCTGGAGCAGGGCTGGCGGCTGACGCTGCTGCCCACGGATCCGCAGCTGACGCCGCTGCTGGACAAGGTGGTGCTGAGCGGCGACCAGTGGCCCCAGGAGCTGGAAATCGCCGAAAAGGGCCAGCGCCTGACCCGCATCCGCTTCAGTGAACTCCGGCTGGAGGCCAGGCCGTGA
- a CDS encoding DUF3261 domain-containing protein, with protein sequence MRQLLLTALLLLAGCQLAPKGLDNRVMVANGAEITLPALDWVEEPSSQQHQVLARFGDSHWQFIGELVLERQQFRLTAVSALGAWLFSGRYDGRQFSIARSPLLPQQARPRYLMADLLLALMPTGRLAPILAEAGLRLEADGQSRRIYQGEHLVIEITQSAQGLGFVHHQRRYSFQVSYG encoded by the coding sequence ATGAGACAGTTGTTGCTGACGGCGCTGTTGCTGCTGGCCGGTTGCCAGTTGGCGCCAAAGGGTTTGGACAACAGGGTCATGGTGGCCAATGGCGCCGAAATCACCCTGCCGGCCCTGGACTGGGTGGAAGAGCCCAGCAGCCAGCAGCACCAGGTGTTGGCCCGCTTCGGCGACAGCCACTGGCAGTTCATCGGCGAGCTGGTGCTGGAGCGGCAGCAGTTCAGGCTGACCGCGGTGTCGGCCCTGGGAGCCTGGCTGTTCAGCGGCCGCTATGACGGCCGGCAATTCAGCATAGCGCGCTCGCCGCTGTTGCCACAGCAGGCCCGGCCCCGCTACCTGATGGCGGATCTGCTGCTGGCGCTGATGCCGACCGGGCGGCTGGCGCCAATATTGGCCGAGGCCGGCCTGCGCCTCGAGGCGGACGGGCAGAGCCGGCGCATCTACCAGGGCGAGCACCTGGTCATCGAAATCACCCAGTCGGCGCAGGGGCTCGGCTTCGTGCACCACCAGCGCCGGTATTCCTTCCAGGTGAGCTATGGATAA
- a CDS encoding beta-ketoacyl-[acyl-carrier-protein] synthase family protein, which yields MDKLYLSAPGILCALGNDKEQVAEGLFAGDRSGLVQRDDLLMTGPAIVAAVQGELPALPEALGAFDCRNSRILAAALAQIRPDIEAARARHGAGRIAVVLGSSTAGIDEGEKALARYLADASLPQNYDYTKQTLGSVAEFAGRYLELEGPCYTISTACSSAGKAFASGARLIRAGLADAVVVGGVDSLCRLTLNGFNALESVSAGPCSPFSEGRSGITIGEGAGVFLLSREPGRVALTGFGEASDGYHISAPEPEGKGAWAAMAAALAMAGLSVGDIDYINLHGTGTPKNDAMEAALVSSRFPHGPRASSSKGQVGHCLGAAGAIEAALCYLALTDGQGRLPPHCMGGHWDPALPALNLADGQPGQPIRRAMSNSYAFGGSNVSLILEAQ from the coding sequence ATGGATAAGCTGTACTTGAGCGCCCCGGGCATCCTCTGCGCCCTGGGCAACGACAAAGAGCAGGTGGCCGAGGGCCTCTTCGCCGGCGACCGCAGTGGCCTGGTCCAGCGGGACGATCTGCTGATGACGGGCCCGGCCATTGTGGCCGCCGTACAGGGCGAGCTGCCGGCGCTGCCCGAGGCCCTGGGGGCCTTCGATTGCCGCAACAGCCGCATCCTGGCGGCGGCCCTGGCGCAGATCCGCCCCGACATCGAGGCGGCCAGGGCGCGCCACGGCGCCGGCCGCATCGCCGTGGTGCTGGGCTCCAGCACCGCCGGCATCGACGAGGGCGAAAAGGCCCTGGCCCGGTACCTGGCCGACGCCAGCCTGCCGCAAAACTACGACTACACCAAGCAGACCCTGGGCTCGGTGGCCGAGTTCGCCGGCCGCTACCTGGAACTGGAAGGGCCCTGCTACACCATCTCCACCGCCTGCAGCTCCGCCGGCAAGGCCTTTGCCTCCGGGGCCCGGCTGATCCGCGCCGGCCTGGCCGACGCCGTGGTGGTGGGCGGGGTGGACAGCCTGTGCCGGCTGACCCTGAACGGCTTCAATGCCCTGGAGTCGGTGTCCGCCGGGCCCTGCTCGCCCTTTTCCGAGGGCCGCAGTGGCATCACCATAGGGGAGGGCGCCGGCGTCTTCCTGCTGAGCCGCGAGCCCGGCCGGGTGGCCCTGACCGGCTTCGGCGAGGCCTCGGACGGCTACCATATCTCCGCCCCCGAGCCCGAGGGCAAGGGCGCCTGGGCGGCCATGGCCGCGGCCCTGGCCATGGCCGGCCTGAGCGTAGGCGACATCGACTACATCAACCTGCACGGCACCGGCACTCCCAAGAACGACGCCATGGAGGCGGCCCTGGTCAGCAGCCGCTTCCCCCACGGGCCCAGGGCCAGCTCCAGCAAGGGCCAGGTAGGCCACTGCCTGGGCGCCGCCGGCGCCATAGAGGCGGCGCTGTGCTACCTGGCGCTCACCGACGGCCAGGGCCGGCTGCCGCCCCACTGCATGGGCGGCCACTGGGATCCGGCCCTGCCGGCCCTGAACTTGGCCGACGGCCAGCCGGGCCAGCCCATCCGCCGCGCCATGAGCAATTCCTACGCCTTTGGCGGCTCCAACGTCAGCCTGATCCTGGAGGCCCAATGA
- a CDS encoding 3-ketoacyl-ACP reductase FabG2, whose amino-acid sequence MNKQILVTGASRGLGAAIAKALAADGFDIVIHFRSREDAALAVQAEVEALGVKARLLPFDVSDREAARAALEADMAEHGAYYGVVVNAGISRDGAFPALTDEDWDSVIHTNLDGFYNVLKPTVMPMVQGRQGGRIVTLASVSGLIGNRGQVNYSASKAGIIGATKALALELARRKITVNCVAPGLIESDMTEALPLDEMMKLIPARRAGKPEEVASLVAFLMSDKAGYITRQVMAVNGGLC is encoded by the coding sequence ATGAACAAGCAAATTCTGGTCACCGGCGCCAGCCGTGGCCTGGGGGCCGCCATCGCCAAGGCCCTGGCGGCGGACGGTTTCGACATCGTCATTCACTTTCGCAGCCGCGAGGACGCGGCCCTGGCCGTGCAGGCCGAGGTGGAGGCCCTGGGCGTCAAGGCCAGGCTGCTGCCCTTCGACGTGTCCGACCGCGAGGCAGCCCGCGCCGCCCTGGAGGCGGACATGGCCGAGCACGGCGCCTACTACGGGGTGGTGGTCAACGCCGGCATCAGCCGCGACGGCGCCTTCCCGGCCCTCACCGACGAGGACTGGGACAGCGTCATCCACACCAACCTGGACGGCTTCTACAACGTGCTCAAGCCCACCGTCATGCCCATGGTGCAGGGCCGCCAGGGCGGCCGCATCGTCACCCTGGCCTCGGTCTCGGGCCTCATCGGCAACCGCGGCCAGGTCAACTACTCCGCCTCCAAGGCCGGCATCATAGGTGCCACCAAGGCCCTGGCCCTGGAGCTGGCCAGGCGCAAGATCACCGTCAACTGCGTGGCCCCGGGCCTGATCGAGTCCGACATGACCGAGGCGCTGCCCCTGGACGAGATGATGAAGCTGATCCCGGCGCGCCGGGCCGGCAAGCCCGAGGAAGTGGCGTCGTTGGTGGCCTTTTTGATGTCCGACAAGGCCGGCTACATCACCCGCCAGGTGATGGCCGTGAACGGGGGGCTGTGCTGA
- a CDS encoding beta-ketoacyl-ACP synthase: MMKKVVVTGMAGLSSLGDNWQDIRANMAAGRSGIVRMDDWDRFEGMNTRLAGPVDFSRPKHYSRKQVRSHGRVSLMATRATELALEQAGLLGESVLTDGSTGIAYGSSIGSTAPISAFANMLDNNDPSRITATSYIQMMGHTTAVNVGLFFGLKGRVIPTSSACTSGSQAIGYAYEAIKYGRQTLMVAGGAEELCPTEAAVFDTLYATSTKNNTPTLTPSPFDAGRDGLVIGEGAGTLVLEERDHAIARGAPILAEILGFGTNSDGQHVTSPTSETMEVAMALALEDAGLAPDAIGYVSAHGTATEQGDIAETQATHRLFGSRMPISSLKGYFGHTLGACGALEAWLGIAMMHDNWFAPTLNLSQVDQRCGELDYIQGQGRELDTGIIMSNNFAFGGINTSLILARA, from the coding sequence CTGATGAAAAAGGTGGTGGTGACCGGCATGGCCGGGCTCAGTTCCCTGGGCGACAACTGGCAGGACATCCGCGCCAATATGGCGGCGGGCCGCTCCGGCATCGTGCGCATGGACGACTGGGACAGGTTCGAGGGCATGAATACCCGCCTGGCGGGCCCGGTGGACTTTTCCCGGCCCAAGCATTATTCCCGCAAGCAGGTGCGCTCCCACGGCCGGGTCAGCCTGATGGCCACCCGCGCCACCGAGCTGGCCCTGGAGCAGGCGGGCCTGCTGGGCGAGTCGGTACTGACCGACGGCAGCACCGGCATCGCCTACGGCTCCTCCATCGGCTCCACGGCGCCCATCAGCGCCTTTGCCAACATGCTGGACAACAACGACCCGTCGCGGATCACCGCCACCAGCTACATCCAGATGATGGGCCACACCACGGCCGTCAACGTGGGCCTGTTCTTCGGCCTCAAGGGCCGGGTGATCCCCACCTCCAGCGCCTGCACCTCCGGCTCCCAGGCCATCGGCTACGCCTATGAGGCCATCAAGTACGGCCGCCAGACGCTGATGGTGGCCGGCGGCGCCGAAGAGCTGTGCCCCACAGAGGCGGCGGTGTTCGACACCCTCTATGCCACCTCCACCAAGAACAATACCCCGACCCTGACCCCCAGCCCCTTCGACGCCGGCCGCGACGGCCTGGTGATAGGGGAGGGCGCCGGCACCCTGGTGCTGGAGGAGCGCGACCACGCCATCGCCCGCGGCGCGCCCATCCTGGCCGAGATCCTCGGCTTCGGCACCAACTCCGACGGCCAGCATGTCACCTCGCCCACCTCCGAGACCATGGAGGTGGCCATGGCCCTGGCCCTTGAGGACGCCGGCCTGGCCCCCGACGCCATCGGCTACGTCAGCGCCCACGGCACCGCCACCGAGCAGGGCGACATCGCCGAGACCCAGGCCACCCACCGCCTGTTCGGCAGCCGCATGCCGATCAGCTCCCTGAAGGGCTACTTCGGCCACACCCTGGGGGCCTGCGGCGCCCTGGAGGCCTGGCTGGGCATCGCCATGATGCACGACAACTGGTTCGCCCCCACCCTCAACCTGAGCCAGGTGGACCAGCGCTGCGGCGAGCTGGACTACATCCAGGGCCAGGGCCGGGAGCTGGACACCGGCATCATCATGAGCAACAACTTCGCCTTCGGCGGGATCAACACCTCGTTGATCCTGGCCAGGGCCTGA
- a CDS encoding NAD(P)/FAD-dependent oxidoreductase, protein MDDNKNSMEQTQVVVIGAGPAGVLAATLLHRQGHQVLVLERQAFPRFSIGESLLPQCMSFLAEAGLLEVVDQAGFQYKDGAAFRHRGRYTDFLFTDKVSAGPGTTFQVQRARFDALLAEGAQAQGVEIRFRHAITAVDFGEDKANIQALDEQGRPYAIQADFVLDASGFGRVLPRLLDLERPSGFPSRQSLFTHVRDHIDCPDHDRNKILISVHPEHRDVWYWLIPFSDGSCSLGVVAEESFFAARGEADNQAKLQALVAEEPDLARLLKNAEYPNPVNAIQGYSAKVSRLYGERFALLGNAGEFLDPVFSSGVTIAFKSASLAAKALDRQLRGEAVDWQGEFAAPLQLGVDVFRTYVQGWYEGGFQDVIFYADQQPAIKQMICAILAGYAWDGDNPFVAQPQRRLKVLTELCRAG, encoded by the coding sequence ATGGACGACAACAAAAACAGCATGGAACAGACCCAGGTAGTGGTGATAGGCGCCGGCCCGGCCGGCGTGCTGGCCGCCACCCTGCTGCACCGCCAGGGCCACCAGGTGCTGGTGCTGGAGCGCCAGGCCTTCCCGCGCTTTTCCATCGGCGAGAGCCTGCTGCCCCAGTGCATGAGCTTCCTGGCAGAGGCCGGGCTGCTGGAGGTGGTCGACCAGGCCGGCTTCCAGTACAAGGACGGCGCCGCCTTCCGCCACCGGGGCCGCTACACGGACTTTTTGTTCACCGACAAGGTCTCGGCCGGCCCCGGCACCACCTTCCAGGTGCAGCGCGCCCGCTTCGACGCCCTGCTGGCCGAAGGCGCCCAGGCCCAGGGGGTGGAGATCCGTTTCCGCCATGCCATCACCGCCGTGGACTTCGGCGAAGACAAGGCCAACATCCAGGCCCTTGATGAGCAGGGCCGGCCCTACGCCATCCAGGCCGATTTCGTGCTGGACGCCTCCGGCTTCGGCCGGGTGCTGCCCAGGCTGCTGGACCTGGAAAGGCCCAGCGGCTTCCCGTCCCGCCAGTCGCTGTTCACCCATGTGCGTGACCATATCGACTGCCCGGACCACGACCGCAACAAGATCCTGATCAGCGTCCATCCCGAGCACAGGGACGTCTGGTACTGGCTGATCCCCTTCAGCGACGGCAGCTGCTCATTGGGGGTGGTGGCCGAGGAAAGCTTCTTTGCCGCGCGCGGTGAGGCCGACAACCAGGCCAAGCTCCAGGCCCTGGTGGCCGAGGAGCCGGATCTGGCCCGGCTGCTCAAGAATGCCGAGTACCCCAACCCGGTCAACGCCATCCAGGGTTACTCCGCCAAGGTCAGCCGCCTTTATGGTGAGCGCTTCGCGCTGCTGGGCAATGCCGGCGAGTTCCTGGATCCGGTGTTCTCCTCCGGGGTCACCATCGCCTTCAAGTCGGCCAGCCTGGCCGCCAAGGCCCTGGACCGGCAGCTGCGCGGCGAAGCCGTGGATTGGCAGGGCGAGTTCGCGGCGCCGCTGCAGCTGGGGGTGGACGTGTTCCGCACCTATGTGCAGGGCTGGTACGAGGGCGGCTTCCAGGACGTGATCTTCTACGCCGACCAGCAGCCCGCCATCAAGCAGATGATCTGCGCCATACTGGCCGGCTACGCCTGGGATGGGGACAACCCCTTCGTGGCCCAGCCCCAGCGGCGCCTGAAGGTGCTTACCGAGCTGTGCCGGGCGGGCTGA
- a CDS encoding alpha/beta fold hydrolase, with the protein MWRWTLSCCLLLLAACSNPFYRPTQQQYPNLAQFQLNQQRLWLPSGSGNRLHGELLCPEQGRAGLVVHFHGNHGNLSGTADKVAWLCDYGYRVLVFDYSGYGLSSGSPSFEALHQDALAVMDHALELQDGQPGRLVLFGTSLGGAVLLDALADFPGRGGVDLVVIDSSFTSYKQIAVDVMYSYPLGFLLTWMPALLLPNHYAPFGDLQRLAGVPVLVSHCSGDRLIDIRHARKLADNLPGPARFLDLGDCPHARGYMDGRNENRQRLLAVMAAWPEAVTAAALSPPGTAR; encoded by the coding sequence ATGTGGCGATGGACGTTGTCATGCTGCCTGCTCCTGCTGGCAGCCTGCAGCAATCCCTTCTATCGGCCAACCCAGCAACAGTACCCCAACCTGGCCCAATTCCAGCTTAACCAACAACGGCTGTGGCTGCCCTCCGGCTCCGGCAACCGCCTGCACGGCGAGCTGCTCTGCCCCGAGCAGGGCCGGGCCGGCCTGGTGGTGCATTTCCACGGCAACCACGGCAACCTCAGCGGCACCGCCGACAAGGTGGCCTGGCTGTGCGACTACGGCTACCGGGTGCTGGTGTTCGACTATTCCGGCTACGGCCTGTCGAGCGGCAGCCCCAGCTTCGAGGCCCTGCACCAGGACGCCCTGGCCGTCATGGACCATGCCCTGGAACTGCAAGACGGCCAGCCGGGGCGGCTGGTGCTGTTCGGCACCTCCTTGGGCGGCGCCGTGCTGCTGGACGCCCTGGCCGACTTTCCCGGCCGGGGCGGGGTCGATCTGGTGGTGATCGACTCCAGCTTCACCAGCTACAAGCAGATAGCGGTGGACGTCATGTATTCCTACCCCCTTGGCTTCCTGCTCACCTGGATGCCGGCGCTGCTGCTGCCCAACCACTACGCGCCCTTTGGCGATCTCCAGCGCCTGGCCGGCGTGCCGGTGCTGGTGTCCCATTGCAGCGGCGATCGCCTCATCGATATCCGCCACGCCCGCAAGCTGGCCGACAACCTGCCGGGCCCGGCCCGCTTCCTGGACTTGGGCGACTGCCCCCACGCCCGCGGCTACATGGACGGCCGAAACGAAAACCGCCAGCGTCTGCTGGCGGTCATGGCGGCCTGGCCCGAGGCAGTGACGGCGGCTGCGCTCAGCCCGCCCGGCACAGCTCGGTAA